A genomic stretch from Oreochromis niloticus isolate F11D_XX linkage group LG11, O_niloticus_UMD_NMBU, whole genome shotgun sequence includes:
- the LOC100706383 gene encoding pituitary tumor-transforming gene 1 protein-interacting protein, giving the protein MPSFGALGHTLSASLIFAVAFLCVSFVSQGECRATPVPPTPCSSYKNCDTCVPHAKCLWCFATNNCTEYPVTWLLPPAKLCPLSQARWGVCWLNFEALIITMAVVGGIILLAIAVCCCCCCCKKRPSRFDREEERSAKRREEIRQRAEERKVERMARHDEIRRKYGLMGDTDHPYSKFENE; this is encoded by the exons ATGCCTTCTTTTGGAGCACTGGGACATACTCTGTCCGCTTCGTTGATTTTTGCCGTCGCCTTCCTCTGTGTTAGCTTTGTTAGCCAGGGAGAATGCCGAGCAACTCCAGTGCCACCAACTC CCTGCTCTTCCTATAAAAACTGTGACACCTGCGTCCCACACGCCAAG TGTCTCTGGTGCTTTGCCACAAACAACTGCACAGAGTATCCAGTGACCTGGTTGCTGCCTCCGGCTAAACTATGCCCACTGTCTCAGGCCCGCTGGGGAGTGTGCTGGT tgaaCTTTGAAGCCCTGATCATCACCATGGCTGTGGTGGGTGGAATCATTCTCCTCGCCATTGCcgtctgttgctgctgctgttgctgcaagAAGCGCCCATCAAG GTTTGACAGAGAAGAGGAGAGATCTGccaagaggagagaggagataAGACAGCGCGCTGAAGAACG gaaGGTGGAGAGAATGGCACGCCACGATGAGATCAGGAGGAAGTATG GTCTGATGGGCGACACGGACCACCCGTACAGCAAGTTTGAGAACGAGTAA